The Thermosynechococcus sp. HN-54 DNA segment CTCCAGCAACTACTGGGGAATCGTACCCTTGGCACCTACTTTTTCCGCCAAATTGCCCAACCGCGTACCGTGCGCCGCATTCTTCAGCAAGCCTATGCCAACACCGCCGCTGTAACCGATGAACTGGTCGAGATTTTGCTCGCTCCTGCCCAAGAGAGGGGGGCTGTCGATGTCTTTTTAGCCTTTGTCCGCTATTCTCAAGGTCCCCTACCCGAAGACCTCCTGCCGCAGGTTACCTGTCCCACCTATTTTCTGTGGGGCGCTGCCGACCCTTGGGAACCCCTCAGCGAAGGCCAGAAGTTTACCCAGTTTCGTTGTGTTCAGGAGTTTGTGCCTTTGCCAGAGGTTGGCCACTGTCCCCAAGATGAAGCGCCAGAGCAGGTGAATGCCTATATCCTGAAGTGGCTGGGCAAGATTTCCGTCACAGACTAGGATGTTCTCTGAACTTATGTTATACTGGTAAAGCTTAACGGGGCGTAGCGCAGCTTGGTAGCGCACCACTTTGGGGTAGTGGGGGTCGTGGGTTCAAATCCCGCCGCTCCGATCTTAGTGTTGGCAAAGTTGATCTACAATGAACAGGGTGTATATTAGCTGCTTTATTTCTGCCGAATTTCTGCCGATCGGGATTAGATCGTGATTCAAGAAGGCATTACAATAGCTGTTGGCTCTAGTGGCTCATCAACGGGGTATACAATAGTTCAATCCCTTAAGGAAACTTGGGGTCAGAAAGGATGTAGGATTATCGCCTGCGATATCAATCCGAAACACTTGGTTGCAGCGGCATCCATTTCCGATTCTTACATACAGCTACCTTCAGCTTCTGAAAATAGCTTTGCAATCCAAACAGTAGAACTGCTTAAATCTAATAATGTTAACTATTTCTATCCAGTTCATGATCAAGAAATATGTGCAACTGCTTCTGCAAGAGACCTTTTTGAAAGTTATGGAATAACTATACTTTGTGCATCAAAAAAGGCTGTAGATTTATGCACCGACAAGCTAGAATCGAGTGAGATGCTATCTTTAATCAACTTAAATATCCCTACAACTTATCCATTATCCGACAATATCAGTTTCTTTGGAAAAGCCATTATTAAAGAAAGATATGGAAATGGTAGCCAATTTATAGAAGTAATCAATGATCAAAATGAACTAGAATATATAGTTAGTAAAATTATCCCAAGTAATCGCCAATACATTATTCAAGAGTGGATAGGTGATCCAGAAATTACTGTTGATGCTTTTGTTATTCCAGAAAAAGGATTTGTTAGGACACTTTGTCGAAAACGTATTGAGATTAAAAGCGGTATTACTACAAAGGGATATATCTTTTATGATGAAATTCATTCACAAATTGCTCTAAGTATTGCAAAAGCTTTTCAACTAGTCGGTTCATTTTGTTTTCAAGTCAGAGGGTATGATAACTACATTATAGATATTAACCCAAGAATTGGGGGAGCTACAGCAATGTCCATTGCCGTTGGTTTGGATTTTCCGTCTGCCCATCTCGCTTATTTCTTAGGCGAGGATCCAGCTCCTTACTTTAAGGACATGCCAAAATCCTGTTTTGTAACTCGATCCTATCGCGAGCATATTTCTTATCAATGAAATAAACTAAAGGTAACCACATGATGAATGATTCAAAAATAATCACGATTGATTTAGATGGAACAATAGTTGATTGTTATCCTCGCCAAGCCGCTGTTACAGAGTACATTCTTAAAGAGTTGGGAATAGGAAATATTGAATTTCAGCTTATCTGGAAGCATAAAAGATCTGGCCTTTCCACAGTTGCAGCTTTGAACTCCTATTTTCCCGAAGTTAATTCAAAAATAATTAACTGTTTTGTTATCAGGTGGCTGGAACTGATAGAACAGCCTTGTTGGATAAAACTTGACAGACTATTTCCATGGTCTAGGTCTAGCCTAGAAACTCTAAAGTCGATGAACTTTAGTTTGGTGCTTTTGACTGCACGACAGCGTCCTGAAAATGTACTTACTTTTTTGAAAATTAATGAAATTGATCACTTATTTTCTTGGCTGCATATTGTCTCACCTCAGAATGCTGCTGAAGAAAAAGCAAGTTTACTGCTTCAAGTAAAGCCACTATATCACTGCGGAGATAGTGAGACAGATGCCCTAGCTGCTGAGAAGGCGAATGTGAGATTTATAGGAGTCTCTTGTGGACAAAGATCAAGAGAGTTCTTAGAACAGTATGATAGTCTAACCATATTAGATGACATTAGGCGATTACCGCAGTCTATACTTCAATTTAGTACTTAAACTTTAAGGAGCCTAGTGATGAGTGACCCAAAAGAAATAGATCGGCAGTCTATACCAGAAATTCAGCGCCTCAATAGTATTGCATCTGATAGTTGGTACACTCTCCCGACTGCTGTAGCCACGATTGAATATTCCTATCAAGTTTTCCGCAGGTATTTCCCTCGATCCTTGAATCGCGTCCTAGAAATAGGACCTGCGGAAGGAACAATGACAAAGTTGCTCATTAACGATGGTATCCGACCTGATATCCTAGAAGGCTCTACCATTTTTGCGGAGAATTTACGTCAGCAGTTTCCTGATTTGCAGATATATAACTCACTCATTGAAAGCTTTCAGCCCACTTGCCTTTACGATCTGATTATTTTGGGACATGTTTTAGAACATGTCGATGATCCAGTTCTAATCTTAAGTACCATTCGAAATTGGATAGTACCTAAAACAGGTCTCATCATGGCTGCTGTCCCCAATGCGCGCTCAATCCACCGTCAGGCAGCAGTGATTATGGGATTAATTCCACATGAGGAAACCATGAGTGAAAAAGACGTTCACCATGGCCACCGTCGAATTTATACTCCCGAAACCTTTCGGCGTGACTTTACTCTTGCTAGATTGACCATCGAATTTTTTGGTGGTTATTGGCTTAAGCCCCTATCTGATCGACAACTAGAGGCGAGCTGGACACCAGAAATGCTACATGCCTTTATGAAGCTAGGTGAAAGATATCCGGATATTGCTGCTGAATTGGTAATTGTTGCCAAGAAGGACTACTAGTTGAGCATGCTGAGTCCTATAGATAAATGTCGTATCATTCAACTCCCAAAAATCACCGATCCAAGGGGTAATCTCACATTCATTGAGGGAGAGCGGCATATTCCCTTCAAAATTGAGCGAGTGTACTACCTCTATGATGTTCCGGGAGGTGCTGATCGCGGTGCCCATGCCCACAAGGCGCTACATCAATTTGTGGTGGCTATGTCTGGGAGTTTTGATGTCGTACTAGATGATGGCGATCGCAGGCAGCGTTATCACCTTAACCGCTCCTACTTTGGTCTGTATATCTGCCCAATGATGTGGCGATACCTCGATAACTTCTCCTCGGGTGCTGTGTGTATGGTCTTAGCCTCTGCT contains these protein-coding regions:
- a CDS encoding bifunctional 2-polyprenyl-6-hydroxyphenol methylase/3-demethylubiquinol 3-O-methyltransferase UbiG, with protein sequence MSDPKEIDRQSIPEIQRLNSIASDSWYTLPTAVATIEYSYQVFRRYFPRSLNRVLEIGPAEGTMTKLLINDGIRPDILEGSTIFAENLRQQFPDLQIYNSLIESFQPTCLYDLIILGHVLEHVDDPVLILSTIRNWIVPKTGLIMAAVPNARSIHRQAAVIMGLIPHEETMSEKDVHHGHRRIYTPETFRRDFTLARLTIEFFGGYWLKPLSDRQLEASWTPEMLHAFMKLGERYPDIAAELVIVAKKDY
- a CDS encoding FdtA/QdtA family cupin domain-containing protein, with the protein product MLSPIDKCRIIQLPKITDPRGNLTFIEGERHIPFKIERVYYLYDVPGGADRGAHAHKALHQFVVAMSGSFDVVLDDGDRRQRYHLNRSYFGLYICPMMWRYLDNFSSGAVCMVLASAPYDESDYIRNYDEFLVLVQQRSREML
- a CDS encoding ATP-grasp domain-containing protein, with protein sequence MIQEGITIAVGSSGSSTGYTIVQSLKETWGQKGCRIIACDINPKHLVAAASISDSYIQLPSASENSFAIQTVELLKSNNVNYFYPVHDQEICATASARDLFESYGITILCASKKAVDLCTDKLESSEMLSLINLNIPTTYPLSDNISFFGKAIIKERYGNGSQFIEVINDQNELEYIVSKIIPSNRQYIIQEWIGDPEITVDAFVIPEKGFVRTLCRKRIEIKSGITTKGYIFYDEIHSQIALSIAKAFQLVGSFCFQVRGYDNYIIDINPRIGGATAMSIAVGLDFPSAHLAYFLGEDPAPYFKDMPKSCFVTRSYREHISYQ
- a CDS encoding HAD family hydrolase; this translates as MMNDSKIITIDLDGTIVDCYPRQAAVTEYILKELGIGNIEFQLIWKHKRSGLSTVAALNSYFPEVNSKIINCFVIRWLELIEQPCWIKLDRLFPWSRSSLETLKSMNFSLVLLTARQRPENVLTFLKINEIDHLFSWLHIVSPQNAAEEKASLLLQVKPLYHCGDSETDALAAEKANVRFIGVSCGQRSREFLEQYDSLTILDDIRRLPQSILQFST